The proteins below come from a single Staphylococcus sp. MI 10-1553 genomic window:
- a CDS encoding pyridoxal phosphate-dependent aminotransferase: MIRMNKNESPIKPLSTETLTELIEQCDYHHYPDVAYDRFRKAYAQYYDDTFSFEQITCGNGSDELIQKLMLIMPDGPCLTLNPDFFMYQDYARQVNRDIQFVDGTAELSFPIETVLERIQTVQPSFFILSNPHNPTGHRFDESYLRAIADEMKRLGGYLVIDEAYVDFSTPLDIALEDHILIMRTLSKAYAMAGLRLGILIGTEKTIQRVRQIEHPYPLSALTMAIGIHLFENQAETEAFVAHQRHLSTRLKAILQHYASPHMTIYPSETNFVLTAGPKAMALGRYVEQHGFLPRFYNDPSEATMAGFVRYSIATEAQLDRFEQVVKEWSERHDISN; encoded by the coding sequence ATGATTCGTATGAACAAAAATGAAAGTCCGATTAAGCCATTATCGACAGAGACATTAACCGAACTCATCGAACAATGTGACTATCACCACTACCCTGACGTGGCGTATGATCGTTTCCGTAAAGCTTATGCGCAATACTACGATGATACTTTCTCGTTCGAACAAATCACTTGTGGCAATGGCTCTGATGAACTGATTCAAAAGTTAATGCTCATCATGCCGGACGGTCCATGTTTAACGCTCAACCCTGACTTTTTCATGTATCAAGATTACGCACGCCAAGTGAATCGTGATATCCAATTTGTTGACGGAACAGCAGAATTGTCTTTTCCAATTGAAACAGTACTTGAACGCATTCAAACTGTCCAACCGAGTTTCTTCATCTTAAGTAATCCACACAATCCAACTGGTCACCGTTTTGATGAAAGTTATCTTCGAGCGATTGCTGATGAAATGAAACGACTTGGCGGTTACCTCGTCATTGATGAAGCGTATGTTGATTTTTCGACGCCACTCGATATTGCCTTAGAAGATCATATTTTGATAATGCGTACTTTATCGAAAGCTTATGCGATGGCTGGGTTGCGTCTCGGTATCTTAATTGGCACAGAAAAAACAATTCAACGTGTTCGCCAAATTGAACACCCTTATCCACTCAGTGCACTGACGATGGCGATTGGCATTCACTTATTTGAAAATCAAGCAGAAACAGAAGCGTTTGTTGCACACCAACGTCACTTAAGCACACGTTTGAAAGCCATTTTGCAACACTATGCAAGTCCACATATGACGATTTATCCGAGCGAAACCAACTTTGTGTTAACTGCTGGACCTAAAGCAATGGCACTCGGACGCTATGTCGAACAACACGGCTTTCTCCCACGCTTTTACAATGACCCATCTGAAGCAACGATGGCAGGATTTGTCCGCTATTCCATTGCAACAGAAGCACAGTTAGACCGTTTTGAACAAGTCGTCAAAGAATGGAGTGAACGTCATGACATATCAAATTAA
- the hisB gene encoding imidazoleglycerol-phosphate dehydratase HisB — MTYQINRETKETKIAIELSEAQETSHIDTGVGFLDHMLTLLSFHSGLYFNINVDGDTWVDDHHTTEDIGIVLGQLLLQLTRDKKHFERYGQQYLPMDETLARAVVDISGRPYLNFNAQFSKEKVGQFDTELVEEFFRALVINARLTVHIDLLHQGNTHHEIEAIFKAFARALKQALRPSQEARIPSSKGVIES; from the coding sequence ATGACATATCAAATTAACCGAGAAACGAAAGAAACTAAAATTGCCATTGAACTTTCAGAAGCTCAAGAAACAAGCCATATCGATACGGGCGTCGGCTTTTTAGATCATATGTTAACACTGTTGAGCTTTCACAGCGGGCTCTACTTCAATATTAATGTAGATGGCGACACGTGGGTGGATGATCATCATACAACTGAAGATATCGGTATCGTACTCGGTCAATTATTGTTACAACTGACACGCGATAAAAAGCATTTCGAGCGTTACGGCCAACAATATTTACCGATGGACGAAACATTAGCACGTGCTGTCGTTGATATTAGCGGACGACCTTATTTAAACTTTAACGCGCAATTCAGTAAAGAAAAGGTCGGTCAGTTTGATACAGAGTTAGTTGAAGAATTTTTCAGAGCCTTAGTCATCAATGCGCGACTCACGGTACACATCGATTTACTGCACCAAGGAAATACACATCATGAGATTGAAGCGATATTCAAAGCGTTCGCCCGTGCCTTAAAACAAGCATTGCGCCCATCACAAGAAGCACGTATTCCTTCATCTAAAGGTGTGATTGAATCATGA